A genome region from Erigeron canadensis isolate Cc75 chromosome 3, C_canadensis_v1, whole genome shotgun sequence includes the following:
- the LOC122591897 gene encoding uncharacterized protein LOC122591897 — MTKDAVEQPPKTQSLHPAYSVTNIQSKIRTLDGTNVTYSQWIRLFRLHAVAYKVMDHIDGTAPPPPPASSSAGYEVWKEIDVLALQWIFGTLSDALLKRVMDGSTVTAHVAWSKLEKIYLSNKKACAASLETKFCNLSLSACSSVDAYCQQLTDLANQMADVDVPVTKSRLVLQLVRGLPAEFNTTASLINQNDVDWDQAVSMLQDEVLRLDAQKDSHATVLAATSSQTTPPNNQQTPSSDPNSSSTRGKGRGRGSWNRRGGRGRGGSNRQNWSGQQQQQSGFSLQPGYPNWAGGHLHLAPIRPSSSGGPISAPVSSKQHHLRLTFPPFLNSNSVVLALHLRGVQCLESF, encoded by the coding sequence ATGACTAAAGATGCTGTCGAACAGCCTCCAAAGACCCAATCCTTACATCCTGCATACTCTGTCACAAATATACAGAGTAAAATCCGAACCCTAGACGGAACCAATGTCACGTATTCTCAATGGATCAGGCTGTTTCGCTTACATGCTGTCGCCTACAAGGTGATGGATCATATTGATGGTactgccccccccccccccccggcaTCTTCATCTGCTGGATATGAGGTCTGGAAAGAAATCGATGTGCTTGCCCTTCAATGGATATTCGGCACGCTCTCCGATGCTCTTCTTAAACGAGTCATGGATGGCAGCACTGTTACGGCTCATGTTGCGTGGTCCAAACTTGAGAAGATATATCTCAGCAACAAGAAGGCATGTGCTGCATCATTGGAAACGAAGTTCTGTAATCTGTCTTTGTCGGCTTGCTCCTCCGTTGATGCCTACTGTCAGCAATTGACTGACCTTGCAAATCAAATGGCCGATGTCGATGTTCCTGTGACCAAATCCCGCCTTGTTCTTCAACTGGTAAGGGGTCTCCCAGCCGAGTTCAATACTACTGCATCCCTTATAAACCAGAATGATGTTGATTGGGATCAAGCTGTTAGTATGCTACAAGATGAAGTTCTGCGTTTAGACGCCCAAAAAGACTCTCATGCCACTGTTTTAGCCGCCACATCCTCTCAAACCACTCCTCCAAACAACCAGCAGACTCCGTCTTCAGACCCCAACTCCTCTTCCACTCGTGGTAAAGGCCGGGGACGTGGGTCCTGGAACCGGCGTGGTGGCAGGGGACGCGGCGGCAGCAACAGACAGAACTGGTCCGGTCAACAGCAGCAGCAATCCGGCTTCTCTCTACAGCCTGGGTATCCAAACTGGGCTGGTGGACATCTCCACCTTGCCCCTATCCGACCCAGCAGCAGTGGCGGCCCAATTTCAGCACCGGTCAGCAGCAAACAGCACCATCTCAGGCTCACTTTTCCGCCGTTCCTCAACAGCAATTCGGTGGTTTTAGCCCTACACCTCAGGGGTGTACAATGCCTTGAGTCCTTCTGA
- the LOC122593860 gene encoding uncharacterized protein LOC122593860: MQGFRRGSSVIRRFSIPQIRKKVSNVRTAVQDTFDSTKDTFERHKIVFTISTSIASLGTAWAGYTLRHLHETKVEQRLDSIENAMKKNYDLEGKEFKKLVGTGSSNVAACIATAGVSLIVGFGFGWRGGHWYANRKFKRQQMKLMGQIKPKRWQLKFLKRPLMRLRKSNAAVKAQETQERSSNSLVHKPQEANVA, from the exons ATGCAGGGTTTTAGAAGGGGTTCTTCAGTTATAAGGCGTTTTTCGATTCCGCAAATCAGAAAAAAAGTTTCCAATGTCAGAACAGCTGTTCAAGATACTTTTGATTCAACTAAG gaTACATTTGAGAGGCATAAAATTGTGTTTACAATATCAACTTCAATTGCATCTCTTGGCACTGCTTGGGCTG GGTATACTTTACGCCACCTTCACGAAACAAAAGTCGAACAAAGGCTTGACTCGATTGAGAACGCT atgaaaaaaaattatgaccTTGAAGGTAAGGAATTCAAAAAGCTAGTTGGTACTGGTAGTTCTAATGTTGCAGCATGTATTGCCACAGCCGGGGTCTCTTTAATTGTCGG GTTTGGATTTGGTTGGAGAGGTGGCCATTGGTATGCAAATCGTAAATTCAAAAGGCAACAAATGAAATTGATGGGACAGATTAAACCAAAAAGGTGGCAATTGAAGTTCCTGAAACGTCCATTGATGCGATTAAGGAAGTCAAATGCTGCGGTGAAAGCACAAGAAACTCAGGAAAGATCATCGAATTCGCTAGTGCATAAACCCCAAGAAGCAAATGTTGCTTGA
- the LOC122592439 gene encoding centromere/kinetochore protein zw10 homolog isoform X2 — protein sequence MDVLFKSIDVRDLLSSHDLDESSPLSAPDLRLLIDRLNLHSLHIKSKVHSYIQSHHHHFLSLFSLCSDHLKNSDHLSRQLSDLVNLLSSSNGSKSIDVEIKETVDELRIKNEELGVKNEILKLVSWIVKVNDELGNVDKDLGVGKFVDAAVKVIDLKAALRVSDNDDDDDHETEPVVFGLLRNKWRDCFQKIQEVLVKFIENAVRFDHETNVVHVKNTLSVNDIQGVELSTVLKAMDVVGILDYGLAKVADLMTRYVISPALRSGYHSFSVEEQKVDSGEVAEVVLRITAPSAPQIGNMDAEIIYSGVNVVIQFIFNYICFQNSSWMHLFGRLTWPQMSEMIISNFLSKIVPNDASKLADFQIIRQLTSEFEKSLKEVAFISSGKDERLTNFADNVEVHFATRKKVEILATVRELLQKSDFKLPKAYSRENAGYKNGGNVDLLFSSERCVISEAASRLMEVVHQTLKDICLSPATVALEFYHAARDALLMYEAVIPVKLERQLDGINQVAVLIHNDCLFLSQEILGLPFQYQSDFPTSMKGAAFIDLGIRYKLMAEEILLRQVQLVKHNLMEAIDGADGFQNTHQPKRRESAEFSIDQVAFILEKVRIIWEPLLLPLTYKGSMCSVLEAVCSRMTKDILLLDDIAADETLQIQRLIHMLLNNLSSLMESLVAIYQTTKPQGASSASIDDLVPSLPRLRILADMMDMPLKSITASWENGELANFGYTSSEVRDLISAIFTDSPLRKECLWRIENIKF from the exons ATGGACGTACTCTTCAAATCAATCGACGTTCGCGACCTTTTATCCTCCCACGATCTCGACGAATCATCACCTCTTTCCGCTCCAGACCTTCGTCTCTTAATCGACCGTTTAAATCTCCACTCTCTTCACATCAAATCAAAAGTCCATTCCTACATTCAatctcaccaccaccacttcttATCCTTATTCTCTCTCTGTTCCGACCACCTTAAAAACTCCGACCACCTGTCCCGACAACTCTCCGACCTTGTCAATCTCTTGTCTTCCTCAAATGGGTCGAAATCAATTGATGTTGAGATTAAAGAAACAGTAGATGAGTTAAGGATTAAAAATGAGGAATTGGGGGTTAAAAATGAAATCTTGAAGTTGGTTTCTTGGATTGTGAAAGTGAATGATGAGTTGGGGAATGTGGATAAAGATTTGGGTGTTGGAAAGTTTGTTGATGCTGCGGTTAAAGTTATCGACTTGAAGGCGGCATTACGAGTGagtgataatgatgatgatgatgatcatgagaCTGAACCGGTTGTTTTCGGTTTGTTGAGGAATAAATGGAGAGACTGCTTTCAAAAG ATACAAGAGGTGTTAGTGAAGTTTATTGAGAACGCAGTGAGATTCGATCACGAGACTAATGTGGTTCATGTGAAGAATACTCTCAGTGTTAACGATATTCAAGGGGTTGAACTTTCTACTGTTTTGAAAGCAATGGAT GTGGTTGGCATTCTTGATTATGGGCTTGCTAAAGTAGCAGACTTGATGACTAGATATGTTATATCCCCGGCATTGCGATCGGGTTATCATAGTTTTTCTGTAGAAGAACAAAAAGTAGATTCAGGGGAAGTAGCTGAGGTAGTTTTGAGGATAACTGCACCTTCTGCCCCTCAG ATAGGGAACATGGATGCTGAAATTATATATTCTGGAGTTAATGTGGTCATTCAGTTTATATTCAACTACATTTGCTTTCAAAATTCTTCCTGGATGCATCTATTTGGAAGATTGACGTGGCCCCAGATGTCGGAAATGATTATTTCTAACTTCCTTTCAAAG ATTGTTCCCAATGACGCTTCTAAACTCGCTGACTTCCAAATCATTAGACAACTAACGTCTGAGTTTGAGAAATCTCTTAAAGAAGTTGCATTCATCTCCTCTGGCAAAGATGAGAGGTTGACCAATTTTGCCGACAATGTTGAAGTTCACTTTGCAACGAGGAAGAAGGTTGAGATTTTAGCAACAGTCAGGGAGCTGCTCCAAAAGTCAGATTTTAAACTTCCAAAG GCCTATTCTAGGGAAAATGCTGGTTATAAGAATGGCGGGAACGTAGACTTGCTTTTTTCGTCTGAGAGGTGTGTCATATCCGAAGCAGCTTCTCGGCTAATGGAAGTTGTGCATCAAACACTCAAGGATATATGCTTGTCACCTGCAACTGTGGCTTTAGAATTCTATCATGCTGCTAGGGACGCTCTACTAATGTATGAAGCTGTTATTCCTGTCAAG CTAGAACGACAGCTGGATGGTATCAACCAGGTTGCTGTTCTAATTCATAATGATTGCCTATTCTTGTCACAGGAGATTCTTGGCCTTCCATTCCAG TATCAATCGGACTTTCCAACTTCCATGAAGGGAGCTGCGTTTATTGATTTGGGTATAAGATACAAGTTGATGGCAGAAGAGATATTACTAAGACAAGTGCAGCTTGTGAAACATAATTTAATGGAg GCCATTGATGGTGCTGATGGATTTCAGAATACCCACCAACCAAAAAGACGTGAATCTGCAGAATTTAGTATTGATCAG GTAGCTTTTATCCTTGAGAAAGTGCGCATAATATGGGAGCCGCTGTTGCTACCCTTGACATACAAAGGAAGCATGTGCTCAGTTTTGGAGGCTGTATGCTCTAGAATGACGAAAGACATACTTCTTTTAGATGACATTGCAGCAGATGAAACACTACAG ATCCAAAGGTTAATTCATATGTTGCTGAACAACCTTTCGTCTTTAATGGAGTCTTTGGTTGCCATCTATCAAACAACGAAACCACAGGGCGCATCATCAGCCTCTATTGATGATCTCGTACCATCACTCCCTCGACTTAGGATATTGGCAG ATATGATGGACATGCCTCTGAAGTCCATCACTGCTTCTTGGGAAAATGGGGAACTGGCCAACTTCGGTTATACTTCATCTGAG GTGAGAGACTTGATCAGTGCAATATTTACAGATTCACCCTTACGGAAAGAATGCTTGTGGAGAATCGAAAATATCAAGTTTTAA
- the LOC122592439 gene encoding centromere/kinetochore protein zw10 homolog isoform X1: MDVLFKSIDVRDLLSSHDLDESSPLSAPDLRLLIDRLNLHSLHIKSKVHSYIQSHHHHFLSLFSLCSDHLKNSDHLSRQLSDLVNLLSSSNGSKSIDVEIKETVDELRIKNEELGVKNEILKLVSWIVKVNDELGNVDKDLGVGKFVDAAVKVIDLKAALRVSDNDDDDDHETEPVVFGLLRNKWRDCFQKIQEVLVKFIENAVRFDHETNVVHVKNTLSVNDIQGVELSTVLKAMDVVGILDYGLAKVADLMTRYVISPALRSGYHSFSVEEQKVDSGEVAEVVLRITAPSAPQIGNMDAEIIYSGVNVVIQFIFNYICFQNSSWMHLFGRLTWPQMSEMIISNFLSKIVPNDASKLADFQIIRQLTSEFEKSLKEVAFISSGKDERLTNFADNVEVHFATRKKVEILATVRELLQKSDFKLPKVILLQAYSRENAGYKNGGNVDLLFSSERCVISEAASRLMEVVHQTLKDICLSPATVALEFYHAARDALLMYEAVIPVKLERQLDGINQVAVLIHNDCLFLSQEILGLPFQYQSDFPTSMKGAAFIDLGIRYKLMAEEILLRQVQLVKHNLMEAIDGADGFQNTHQPKRRESAEFSIDQVAFILEKVRIIWEPLLLPLTYKGSMCSVLEAVCSRMTKDILLLDDIAADETLQIQRLIHMLLNNLSSLMESLVAIYQTTKPQGASSASIDDLVPSLPRLRILADMMDMPLKSITASWENGELANFGYTSSEVRDLISAIFTDSPLRKECLWRIENIKF; the protein is encoded by the exons ATGGACGTACTCTTCAAATCAATCGACGTTCGCGACCTTTTATCCTCCCACGATCTCGACGAATCATCACCTCTTTCCGCTCCAGACCTTCGTCTCTTAATCGACCGTTTAAATCTCCACTCTCTTCACATCAAATCAAAAGTCCATTCCTACATTCAatctcaccaccaccacttcttATCCTTATTCTCTCTCTGTTCCGACCACCTTAAAAACTCCGACCACCTGTCCCGACAACTCTCCGACCTTGTCAATCTCTTGTCTTCCTCAAATGGGTCGAAATCAATTGATGTTGAGATTAAAGAAACAGTAGATGAGTTAAGGATTAAAAATGAGGAATTGGGGGTTAAAAATGAAATCTTGAAGTTGGTTTCTTGGATTGTGAAAGTGAATGATGAGTTGGGGAATGTGGATAAAGATTTGGGTGTTGGAAAGTTTGTTGATGCTGCGGTTAAAGTTATCGACTTGAAGGCGGCATTACGAGTGagtgataatgatgatgatgatgatcatgagaCTGAACCGGTTGTTTTCGGTTTGTTGAGGAATAAATGGAGAGACTGCTTTCAAAAG ATACAAGAGGTGTTAGTGAAGTTTATTGAGAACGCAGTGAGATTCGATCACGAGACTAATGTGGTTCATGTGAAGAATACTCTCAGTGTTAACGATATTCAAGGGGTTGAACTTTCTACTGTTTTGAAAGCAATGGAT GTGGTTGGCATTCTTGATTATGGGCTTGCTAAAGTAGCAGACTTGATGACTAGATATGTTATATCCCCGGCATTGCGATCGGGTTATCATAGTTTTTCTGTAGAAGAACAAAAAGTAGATTCAGGGGAAGTAGCTGAGGTAGTTTTGAGGATAACTGCACCTTCTGCCCCTCAG ATAGGGAACATGGATGCTGAAATTATATATTCTGGAGTTAATGTGGTCATTCAGTTTATATTCAACTACATTTGCTTTCAAAATTCTTCCTGGATGCATCTATTTGGAAGATTGACGTGGCCCCAGATGTCGGAAATGATTATTTCTAACTTCCTTTCAAAG ATTGTTCCCAATGACGCTTCTAAACTCGCTGACTTCCAAATCATTAGACAACTAACGTCTGAGTTTGAGAAATCTCTTAAAGAAGTTGCATTCATCTCCTCTGGCAAAGATGAGAGGTTGACCAATTTTGCCGACAATGTTGAAGTTCACTTTGCAACGAGGAAGAAGGTTGAGATTTTAGCAACAGTCAGGGAGCTGCTCCAAAAGTCAGATTTTAAACTTCCAAAGGTGATTTTACTTCAG GCCTATTCTAGGGAAAATGCTGGTTATAAGAATGGCGGGAACGTAGACTTGCTTTTTTCGTCTGAGAGGTGTGTCATATCCGAAGCAGCTTCTCGGCTAATGGAAGTTGTGCATCAAACACTCAAGGATATATGCTTGTCACCTGCAACTGTGGCTTTAGAATTCTATCATGCTGCTAGGGACGCTCTACTAATGTATGAAGCTGTTATTCCTGTCAAG CTAGAACGACAGCTGGATGGTATCAACCAGGTTGCTGTTCTAATTCATAATGATTGCCTATTCTTGTCACAGGAGATTCTTGGCCTTCCATTCCAG TATCAATCGGACTTTCCAACTTCCATGAAGGGAGCTGCGTTTATTGATTTGGGTATAAGATACAAGTTGATGGCAGAAGAGATATTACTAAGACAAGTGCAGCTTGTGAAACATAATTTAATGGAg GCCATTGATGGTGCTGATGGATTTCAGAATACCCACCAACCAAAAAGACGTGAATCTGCAGAATTTAGTATTGATCAG GTAGCTTTTATCCTTGAGAAAGTGCGCATAATATGGGAGCCGCTGTTGCTACCCTTGACATACAAAGGAAGCATGTGCTCAGTTTTGGAGGCTGTATGCTCTAGAATGACGAAAGACATACTTCTTTTAGATGACATTGCAGCAGATGAAACACTACAG ATCCAAAGGTTAATTCATATGTTGCTGAACAACCTTTCGTCTTTAATGGAGTCTTTGGTTGCCATCTATCAAACAACGAAACCACAGGGCGCATCATCAGCCTCTATTGATGATCTCGTACCATCACTCCCTCGACTTAGGATATTGGCAG ATATGATGGACATGCCTCTGAAGTCCATCACTGCTTCTTGGGAAAATGGGGAACTGGCCAACTTCGGTTATACTTCATCTGAG GTGAGAGACTTGATCAGTGCAATATTTACAGATTCACCCTTACGGAAAGAATGCTTGTGGAGAATCGAAAATATCAAGTTTTAA
- the LOC122593717 gene encoding uncharacterized protein LOC122593717, which yields MRKLYNHNKHKIHPSPPPTSAPPTTTINHLSILPPAIATLAAALSLADQEVLAYLISSSISTKPTNQFGGCEGGGYHAPQFNCNCFSCYTSYWVRWDCSKNRQLIHEIIDAYEDGLIHNKKNKKHRKKNKVSPQPPPPQVVDSISHAPPPVEESSGEDEDDVGQDKMVTSEKGSVRKVVNFIGSRIWGVWGV from the coding sequence ATGAGAAAGCTTTACAACCACAACAAACACAAAATCCACCCATCACCGCCGCCGACGTCGGCGCCACCCACGACCACCATAAACCACTTATCTATACTACCACCAGCAATAGCCACACTCGCCGCCGCCCTTTCACTGGCAGACCAAGAAGTCTTAGCTTACCTCATCTCAAGCTCCATATCCACCAAACCCACCAACCAATTTGGCGGCTGTGAAGGCGGTGGATACCACGCGCCGCAGTTTAACTGCAACTGTTTTTCTTGCTACACAAGTTACTGGGTTCGTTGGGATTGTTCAAAAAACAGACAATTGATTCATGAAATCATCGATGCTTATGAAGATGGATTAATTCAtaacaagaaaaacaagaaacataGGAAAAAGAATAAAGTTTCTCCTCAGCCGCCGCCGCCGCAAGTTGTTGATAGTATTTCTCACGCGCCGCCGCCAGTCGAGGAAAGCTCCGGTGAGGATGAAGATGACGTGGGTCAAGATAAAATGGTGACGTCAGAAAAAGGTTCAGTTAGAAAAGTTGTAAATTTTATCGGTAGCAGGATTTGGGGGGTTTGGGgtgtttaa
- the LOC122592294 gene encoding GDSL esterase/lipase At2g42990, producing MGFFIVFAMIFMQIYTMRSAKVPAVIVFGDSSVDAGNNNHLQTVLKSNHRPYGRDFFGGKATGRFSNGRVPTDFISESFGLRPFVPAYFDTSYNMSDFATGVCFASAGTGYDNATSDVLSVIPLWKEVEYYKEYQKKLRSYLGEQKANTVLSEAVYLISMGTNDFLENYYTLSDRRSQYNINQYQDFLGNIAGSLIKELYSLGARKISLGGLPPMGCLPLERTTSFIAGNGDTCNEDYNKVALSFNGKLGGLVKRLNGELSGSKIVFSNPYAIFQNIVRKPSAYGFETAAVACCSTGLFEMGYMCDQYNPFTCSDANKYVFWDSFHPSEKTNRIISEHLFKTVLSKLLS from the exons atgggttttttCATTGTTTTCGCTATGATCTTCATGCAAATCTACACAATGAGATCAGCCAAGGTTCCGGCAGTGATCGTGTTCGGTGACTCGTCTGTCGATGCCGGAAACAACAACCATTTACAAACGGTTTTAAAGAGCAATCATCGGCCTTATGGTCGTGACTTCTTTGGTGGAAAAGCCACCGGGAGATTTTCAAATGGGCGCGTTCCAACTGACTTTATTTCTGAGTCATTTGGGTTGCGCCCGTTTGTTCCTGCTTACTTTGATACCTCATACAACATGTCAGATTTTGCTACCGGGGTGTGTTTTGCCTCCGCTGGTACCGGTTACGACAATGCTACTTCTGATGTACTT TCAGTAATACCTCTATGGAAAGAGGTGGAGTACTACAAGGAATACCAAAAGAAACTAAGAAGTTATTTGGGAGAGCAAAAAGCCAACACTGTTCTATCAGAAGCAGTCTATCTAATAAGCATGGGCACCAATGACTTCCTTGAGAACTACTACACACTTTCGGACAGAAGATCCCAATACAACATTAACCAATATCAAGATTTTCTTGGCAACATTGCCGGGTCACTTATTAAGGAACTTTATAGCCTTGGTGCCCGAAAAATTTCCCTTGGTGGTCTTCCTCCAATGGGTTGTTTGCCATTGGAACGAACCACGAGTTTTATAGCTGGGAATGGAGATACTTGTAACGAAGATTATAATAAGGTGGCGTTGTCGTTTAATGGCAAGTTGGGAGGTCTTGTAAAGCGGTTGAATGGGGAGCTTTCGGGGAGCAAGATCGTGTTCTCTAACCCGTATGCCATTTTTCAGAATATTGTTCGAAAACCTTCTGCCTATG GGTTCGAAACTGCAGCTGTGGCATGTTGCTCAACAGGACTATTTGAGATGGGATATATGTGTGATCAATATAATCCATTCACATGCTCTGACGCCAACAAATACGTTTTTTGGGATTCTTTCCATCCTTCAGAGAAAACCAACCGTATAATCTCGGAGCATTTGTTTAAAACCGTTCTTTCTAAACTATTATCATAG